The genomic stretch tagggaccatctttttattcttctaaagTTGATATgcctttcaaaattaccattggatcaaaattcaaatatgattaatctaaaatttaatgcaTCAATTTTGAGAGAATAAAAAGACGATCCCTAACATTACTTAAATTTAAATACACTAATACGGAAATTTCTCAACACGGCTAGCTAGCTACATGTACAGCAAAATCTACTCGGAATTCGAGAGAAGAAGCCAAGACGTACaccccgaaaaaaaaaaaaaaaatgaaaaccacaTGCTCATCTTTGTTcaacaattaataattacataattaagagaaatttcATCATGGATGGCGCCATAAATTATCGGCTTAGGAGAGGAAACCAGCGTTCTTGAAAGTAAGAGTGGTAAGATAtcataaaaagaagaaggaCAAGCACAAATCCGACTCCCCAAGGAGTTCCCCCAGCCCTATGGATGGAGTCTTTCTCCGGCAATGGGACGAGGTACGAGAACCGCCGGCGTTCATCGTTGGAGAGGAAGTGCACAACCAGCAAAAGCAGCAAGGGAGACACAATCAGAACCATCTTCACCTGATCGAACACGCTCTCTAACACCGGCTCGTAGTTTATGTACCATGAGAATCCCAGGAACATCACAAGTATAAGGAAGAAGAAGCACAGGTGTAAGGGCACAGCAGGCTGATGATCCTGCGAAGAAGAGTAGTAACCTTGAG from Corylus avellana chromosome ca1, CavTom2PMs-1.0 encodes the following:
- the LOC132173802 gene encoding uncharacterized protein LOC132173802; its protein translation is MAQGYYSSSQDHQPAVPLHLCFFFLILVMFLGFSWYINYEPVLESVFDQVKMVLIVSPLLLLLVVHFLSNDERRRFSYLVPLPEKDSIHRAGGTPWGVGFVLVLLLFMISYHSYFQERWFPLLSR